In Nocardioides sp. WS12, the DNA window CCCAGGTTCGACGAAACCGTCTGCCCCTTGGGCGGCCAGGTGCAACGCACTGCACGGTTGCCCGACGCTTCGGCACAACGGGTGTTGAGGATGCGCGAACCAGTGACGGTCGCGTTGGGAGTGGAATTGTTCGACCACCAGGTGTTGGTCGTGCCGCTCTTGAGACCGCATCCGATGTCGAGGCGAATGCTTGTCGAGGAGCTGGCAGTCGTGATCGACGCCGTGAAGTACGCCGCGTGCGCTACGCCAGCGAAGCGGTTGAAGCTCGCCCACTTCGAGCCGCCGTTGCTGGACTGGACCCAGACGCCGGTCACTGCGTGTCCGCCCTTACAGACCACGGTTCCCTTGACCGTTCGCGTGGTGGCGGCCTGCGCCGGAGCGTCAGCCAGGCCGGCCAGGCCGACCGTTGCGAGCACGCCGGTCAGGACGCCGCGGGCTACCAGGCCGG includes these proteins:
- a CDS encoding CHAP domain-containing protein; the protein is MNTNSRKARLGLTGLVARGVLTGVLATVGLAGLADAPAQAATTRTVKGTVVCKGGHAVTGVWVQSSNGGSKWASFNRFAGVAHAAYFTASITTASSSTSIRLDIGCGLKSGTTNTWWSNNSTPNATVTGSRILNTRCAEASGNRAVRCTWPPKGQTVSSNLGAKGWCTYGALAQWKARAGYYPRTAGDAGYWDNTTATFGWYVSSVPHVRALVTFEPSSGSKYGHVAYATNVVHVGNGKFDVTVIEMNANHNGGGFGKYNTFTYRHVPGQMKYVVSTL